The Rhododendron vialii isolate Sample 1 chromosome 6a, ASM3025357v1 genome includes a window with the following:
- the LOC131329830 gene encoding O-fucosyltransferase 10-like isoform X2, producing MPSPPASQKSPLVSPPGELHRRNIPPARHPLSSIWRYKRKLKEQKPCPQKTGGRNFGSSMLGKYLVVEANGGLNQQRSSICNAVAVAGLLNATLVIPQFEFHSVWKDPSQFSDIYDEEHFTTTLQDSVKVVHELPLELMEVYDFNISNIPIFRVQAWATAKHYLEEVYPVLSEQRVIRIAPFANRLALDVPRDIQFLRCLANYEALRFSLPISTLAKKLVNRMIDKSSSSEGKYVSVHLRFEEDMVAFSCCVYDGGEAEKSEMDSIRVKGWGKKFKRKAHIIAPDLNRINGKCPMTPLEVGMMLRGMGFSNNTPIYLASGNIYRAARNLAPLLKMFPLLQTKESLAAPEELASFEGYSSRLAALDYMVCLFSEVFVTTQGGNFPHFLMGHRRFLYNGHAKTIKPDKTQLVFLLQDTRISWKAFKDQMKTMVAESDRKGIMVPRVRKSNRKASVFSNPIPDCRCLWESTNLTLKLTHTSHAPYL from the exons ATGCCGTCGCCGCCGGCTTCCCAAAAGAGTCCACTCGTTTCCCCGCCGGGAGAGCTTCATCGCCGGAATATTCCTCCGGCGAGGCATCCG CTGTCCTCTATATGGAGATACAAGAGGAAGCTGAAAGAGCAGAAACCCTGCCCACAAAAAACCGGTGGTCGAAACTTTG GGTCCTCTATGCTTGGCAAATACCTGGTTGTTGAAGCTAATGGTGGGCTTAATCAACAGAGGTCATCG atCTGCAATGCTGTGGCTGTGGCTGGACTTTTGAATGCGACACTAGTTATCCCTCAGTTTGAGTTCCACAGTGTTTGGAAGGATCCAAG TCAGTTCAGTGATATATATGATGAGGAGCATTTCACAACCACCCTTCAAGACTCTGTGAAAGTGGTACATGAGCTACCTCTGGAATTGATGGAAGTATACGATTTCAACATCAGCAATATACCAATTTTCCGAGTACAAGCTTGGGCTACAGCCAAACATTACTTAGAAGAAGTGTATCCAGTCTTAAGTGAGCAGCG AGTTATCCGCATTGCTCCATTTGCAAATAGATTGGCATTGGATGTTCCACGAGACATTCAATTTCTGAGATGCTTAGCCAACTACGAAGCATTGAGATTCTCTCTTCCAATCTCTACGCTTGCAAAAAAACTAGTCAACCGAATGATTGACAAGAGCTCAAGTTCGGAAGGAAAGTATGTTTCTGTCCACCTTCGATTTGAGGAG GATATGGTGGCCTTCTCATGCTGTGTGTATGATGGAGGAGAGGCTGAAAAAAGTGAAATGGATTCAATTAGGGTAAAGGGCTGGGGAAAGAAGTTCAAACGAAAAGCTCACATAATTGCACCTGATCTCAATCGGATCAATGGAAAGTGCCCTATGACTCCTTTGGAG GTTGGGATGATGCTGAGAGGTATGGGATTTTCGAACAATACTCCAATCTACTTGGCCTCTGGAAATATCTACCGTGCTGCGAGAAACTTAGCTCCTCTATTGAAGATGTTTCCTCTACTGCAGACTAAGGAGTCTCTTGCAGCTCCAGAAGAGCTTGCTTCATTTGAG GGTTATTCTTCAAGATTGGCTGCTTTGGACTACATGGTATGCTTGTTTAGTGAGGTGTTCGTTACAACTCAAGGTGGAAACTTCCCGCATTTTCTGATGGGCCATCGAAGATTCCTTTACAACGGGCATGCTAAAACGATCAAGCCTGATAAAACCCAGCTTGTTTTCTTATTGCAGGACACGAGAATCAG TTGGAAGGCTTTCAAGGATCAAATGAAAACAATGGTAGCCGAAAGTGATCGCAAGGGGATAATGGTACCTAGGGTTAGAAAAAGCAACCGAAAGGCTTCTGTTTTCTCAAACCCTATCCCAGACTGCAGGTGTCTATGGGAATCAACAAACTTGACACTCAAATTGACCCATACTTCCCATGCGCCATATCTTTGA
- the LOC131329830 gene encoding O-fucosyltransferase 10-like isoform X1, which produces MASPSPPMKPKAHHYTTTTPVTTATTTTATTTTANNSSDSTSPSPPPSPRRHSNFPQCRRRRLPKRVHSFPRRESFIAGIFLRRGIRYFLLLPLLYLVSGLIMCVGPFSLIMHPRPLPGSVYRSHEIFDKLWDDIRSDNSSAIELSSIWRYKRKLKEQKPCPQKTGGRNFGSSMLGKYLVVEANGGLNQQRSSICNAVAVAGLLNATLVIPQFEFHSVWKDPSQFSDIYDEEHFTTTLQDSVKVVHELPLELMEVYDFNISNIPIFRVQAWATAKHYLEEVYPVLSEQRVIRIAPFANRLALDVPRDIQFLRCLANYEALRFSLPISTLAKKLVNRMIDKSSSSEGKYVSVHLRFEEDMVAFSCCVYDGGEAEKSEMDSIRVKGWGKKFKRKAHIIAPDLNRINGKCPMTPLEVGMMLRGMGFSNNTPIYLASGNIYRAARNLAPLLKMFPLLQTKESLAAPEELASFEGYSSRLAALDYMVCLFSEVFVTTQGGNFPHFLMGHRRFLYNGHAKTIKPDKTQLVFLLQDTRISWKAFKDQMKTMVAESDRKGIMVPRVRKSNRKASVFSNPIPDCRCLWESTNLTLKLTHTSHAPYL; this is translated from the exons ATGGCCTCACCATCGCCACCCATGAAACCCAAGGCCCACCACTACACCACAACTACCCCCGTCACCACtgcaaccaccaccactgcaaccaccaccactgccaatAACTCCAGCGACAGCACTTCTCCCAGCCCACCTCCATCACCTCGCCGCCACTCTAACTTTCCCCAATGCCGTCGCCGCCGGCTTCCCAAAAGAGTCCACTCGTTTCCCCGCCGGGAGAGCTTCATCGCCGGAATATTCCTCCGGCGAGGCATCCGGTACTTCCTGCTGCTGCCTCTACTGTACTTAGTCTCGGGCTTGATCATGTGCGTGGGTCCCTTCTCTTTGATCATGCACCCGCGACCTTTACCTGGGTCGGTCTACCGCAGCCACGAGATTTTTGACAAGCTTTGGGATGATATTCGGTCCGATAACTCCTCCGCGATTGAG CTGTCCTCTATATGGAGATACAAGAGGAAGCTGAAAGAGCAGAAACCCTGCCCACAAAAAACCGGTGGTCGAAACTTTG GGTCCTCTATGCTTGGCAAATACCTGGTTGTTGAAGCTAATGGTGGGCTTAATCAACAGAGGTCATCG atCTGCAATGCTGTGGCTGTGGCTGGACTTTTGAATGCGACACTAGTTATCCCTCAGTTTGAGTTCCACAGTGTTTGGAAGGATCCAAG TCAGTTCAGTGATATATATGATGAGGAGCATTTCACAACCACCCTTCAAGACTCTGTGAAAGTGGTACATGAGCTACCTCTGGAATTGATGGAAGTATACGATTTCAACATCAGCAATATACCAATTTTCCGAGTACAAGCTTGGGCTACAGCCAAACATTACTTAGAAGAAGTGTATCCAGTCTTAAGTGAGCAGCG AGTTATCCGCATTGCTCCATTTGCAAATAGATTGGCATTGGATGTTCCACGAGACATTCAATTTCTGAGATGCTTAGCCAACTACGAAGCATTGAGATTCTCTCTTCCAATCTCTACGCTTGCAAAAAAACTAGTCAACCGAATGATTGACAAGAGCTCAAGTTCGGAAGGAAAGTATGTTTCTGTCCACCTTCGATTTGAGGAG GATATGGTGGCCTTCTCATGCTGTGTGTATGATGGAGGAGAGGCTGAAAAAAGTGAAATGGATTCAATTAGGGTAAAGGGCTGGGGAAAGAAGTTCAAACGAAAAGCTCACATAATTGCACCTGATCTCAATCGGATCAATGGAAAGTGCCCTATGACTCCTTTGGAG GTTGGGATGATGCTGAGAGGTATGGGATTTTCGAACAATACTCCAATCTACTTGGCCTCTGGAAATATCTACCGTGCTGCGAGAAACTTAGCTCCTCTATTGAAGATGTTTCCTCTACTGCAGACTAAGGAGTCTCTTGCAGCTCCAGAAGAGCTTGCTTCATTTGAG GGTTATTCTTCAAGATTGGCTGCTTTGGACTACATGGTATGCTTGTTTAGTGAGGTGTTCGTTACAACTCAAGGTGGAAACTTCCCGCATTTTCTGATGGGCCATCGAAGATTCCTTTACAACGGGCATGCTAAAACGATCAAGCCTGATAAAACCCAGCTTGTTTTCTTATTGCAGGACACGAGAATCAG TTGGAAGGCTTTCAAGGATCAAATGAAAACAATGGTAGCCGAAAGTGATCGCAAGGGGATAATGGTACCTAGGGTTAGAAAAAGCAACCGAAAGGCTTCTGTTTTCTCAAACCCTATCCCAGACTGCAGGTGTCTATGGGAATCAACAAACTTGACACTCAAATTGACCCATACTTCCCATGCGCCATATCTTTGA